A genome region from Streptomyces sp. NBC_01296 includes the following:
- a CDS encoding serine hydrolase domain-containing protein, translating to MHRTASLCTAGGAVVAVVLAGVASPQALTTGRAITAKTVFDMASNSKQFTADAVLLLAGRHQLALKDPLSDFLDNPPAWTRDVTLGDLMRHTSGIADYQDLLEAKGIELTDPAGQKEAIAAILASRPEDPPGKRFSYSNSNYVLLAHVVERVTGKPFPTFLQQEFFTPLHLRMTLSPAVDVPGKAKSYDAKDGSFTPDSSPWKQYGDGSVQATPGEFVRWADNYRTGRIGGTELLTGVTEGAVSVGDVLRPRGIEQGRYGAGILLLPDKSLVHRGDWEGFHSTFKVSPDRNTAVTVVCNVDSPDNFRAADQLLDIWATAPPGATSTRRHNRSTAPLSPNLARTANAEPLASAISATVSAAAAWSPP from the coding sequence GCGGTCGTACTGGCCGGTGTCGCAAGCCCGCAGGCTCTGACGACCGGGCGCGCCATCACCGCGAAGACGGTCTTCGACATGGCGTCCAACTCCAAGCAATTCACCGCGGACGCCGTCCTTTTGCTGGCCGGACGGCACCAGCTCGCGCTGAAGGACCCCCTGTCCGACTTCCTCGACAACCCGCCCGCCTGGACGCGGGACGTCACGCTCGGCGACCTGATGCGTCACACCAGCGGCATTGCCGATTACCAGGATCTGCTGGAGGCCAAGGGCATCGAGCTGACGGATCCGGCCGGCCAGAAGGAAGCGATCGCAGCCATCCTCGCCTCACGGCCGGAAGATCCGCCAGGTAAGCGTTTCTCCTACTCCAACTCCAACTACGTCCTCCTGGCCCATGTCGTCGAGAGGGTCACCGGCAAGCCGTTCCCGACCTTCCTCCAACAGGAATTCTTCACCCCGCTGCACCTGCGCATGACGCTGTCCCCGGCGGTGGACGTTCCCGGAAAGGCGAAGTCGTACGACGCGAAGGACGGCTCCTTCACTCCCGATTCCTCCCCCTGGAAGCAGTACGGAGACGGGTCCGTCCAAGCCACTCCCGGGGAATTCGTCCGCTGGGCCGACAACTACCGCACCGGTCGCATCGGTGGCACGGAACTGCTCACCGGAGTCACGGAGGGAGCCGTGAGCGTGGGTGACGTCCTGCGCCCGCGCGGCATCGAACAAGGGCGGTACGGGGCCGGAATCCTCCTTCTGCCCGACAAGAGCCTGGTGCATCGCGGCGACTGGGAGGGATTCCACAGCACCTTCAAGGTCAGCCCGGACCGCAACACGGCCGTGACCGTCGTGTGCAACGTGGATTCACCCGACAATTTCCGTGCGGCCGATCAACTGCTGGACATCTGGGCCACCGCCCCGCCCGGTGCGACGTCAACGCGCCGACACAACCGGTCCACCGCGCCGCTCTCGCCGAACCTGGCCCGCACCGCGAACGCCGAGCCGCTGGCCTCGGCGATCAGCGCCACTGTTTCCGCGGCGGCCGCTTGGTCGCCGCCGTAG